TTCACCATACATGGTCTCAGGCTGTTTATATCTTTTTGATTTATCAGACTGCAAGGGAACAAAGCAACATTTTAAGTAAAGAACAATGACATTTTAGGAAGGAGACACgttaaggagagagagagagagagagagcattaCTCGGCTTAAGATCTTCTGGAAAGCATCAGGTCCATTCTCTGCAATGTACTTCTCAGCAGCTGTTAGCATATCATCTGGCTTTCTGAAGATATCCATCTTCTTTGGCACATACCAAATGTTAATGCTCTGTGGGTTAACAAACACAGGTCTCACAAAGTGTTCGTAGACATAAGCAGCGCCGCTGAAGTATGGAATCACAAGCCAGCAAGTCAAGATCAGCTTTGCGAATGACCATATCGGTACCCTGTTTAGACAAGAGCACTGTCAGCAAAAAAAGAAGTTGTTGAAGTCACTTGTTTCAATCATTTTCACTACCATTCGATGAGTTTGGCGAAGGTGAGCTCGAAGAGTGCAAGTAAGGAGTAAAGGACCCAGTAAGTGAGCCATTGTTTGTCATCAGCGTGAGACTGAGTTTCAATTGCTCTGACTGAAGCATGTCTAGCCAGCCATTGAAACGTTACAAAGAATGAAGAAAACACATTAGATCAAAGCTGAAAACACA
This Brassica napus cultivar Da-Ae chromosome C6, Da-Ae, whole genome shotgun sequence DNA region includes the following protein-coding sequences:
- the LOC106403155 gene encoding HVA22-like protein a, producing MGSGAGNFIKVLLRNFDVLAGPVVSLVYPLHASVRAIETQSHADDKQWLTYWVLYSLLALFELTFAKLIEWVPIWSFAKLILTCWLVIPYFSGAAYVYEHFVRPVFVNPQSINIWYVPKKMDIFRKPDDMLTAAEKYIAENGPDAFQKILSRSDKSKRYKQPETMYGEEYQYQGNYKSF